One stretch of Nitrospiria bacterium DNA includes these proteins:
- a CDS encoding flippase-like domain-containing protein: MAKHWNKIRLTLLTLGIIALILMIYQIGPGIIFNEIKSLGFALIIIFIPYLISYSFDTLGWRATLGENKNKLSFLNLFLSRCAGEAVNYITPFAFVGGEPVKAYILKRFHIPLVQGLASVVIAKTTLVISEIIFILMGLILAVFKIEGSGPLLSVSLLLLLGGIIAIGLFFLAQKRGLFMGTLSQLERFKIKFQILKTREEKIRSLDQAISNFYNHDQKGFYQSITFSLFGWFAGAFEIYALLYFLGIPIGISEAIIIEGIASIVKSAAFFIPGAIGAQEGGNLLIFAAFGLAASTGITFSLVRRIRELLLIGGGLLVLSKHEIKVSSQSPLSEKETSAAGV; the protein is encoded by the coding sequence ATGGCCAAACACTGGAATAAAATTAGACTAACGCTTCTTACTCTGGGAATCATTGCCCTGATCCTCATGATCTACCAAATCGGTCCTGGCATTATTTTCAATGAGATCAAAAGTTTGGGGTTTGCCTTAATTATTATTTTTATCCCCTATTTAATCAGCTACTCTTTTGATACTCTGGGATGGAGGGCTACCCTTGGGGAGAACAAAAATAAATTATCATTCCTAAATCTTTTTCTTTCCCGATGTGCCGGCGAAGCAGTCAATTATATTACCCCTTTTGCTTTCGTGGGGGGTGAACCGGTCAAAGCTTATATTCTGAAGCGCTTTCATATTCCTCTAGTACAAGGGTTGGCTTCCGTTGTGATTGCAAAAACAACATTGGTCATCTCTGAAATTATTTTTATTTTGATGGGATTGATCCTTGCGGTATTTAAAATTGAAGGATCGGGGCCTCTTCTTTCGGTTTCCCTTCTACTGCTGTTGGGAGGAATCATCGCCATAGGTCTTTTCTTTTTGGCTCAAAAGAGAGGCCTATTTATGGGAACCCTCTCCCAATTGGAAAGGTTCAAAATCAAATTTCAGATTCTTAAAACCCGGGAAGAAAAAATCCGTTCTCTGGATCAAGCCATTTCCAATTTCTACAACCACGACCAAAAAGGGTTTTATCAATCCATCACCTTTTCTCTTTTCGGGTGGTTTGCAGGGGCCTTTGAAATTTATGCGCTTCTTTACTTTCTGGGAATTCCCATCGGGATTAGTGAAGCCATCATCATTGAAGGCATTGCTTCGATTGTAAAAAGTGCAGCGTTTTTTATTCCCGGAGCTATAGGAGCTCAGGAAGGAGGGAACCTTTTAATCTTCGCGGCTTTTGGATTGGCCGCCAGTACGGGCATCACATTCTCTTTGGTCCGGCGGATTCGGGAACTCCTGCTGATCGGGGGAGGTTTATTGGTTTTAAGCAAACACGAAATTAAAGTTTCTTCCCAATCCCCTCTCTCCGAAAAAGAAACATCCGCGGCTGGGGTTTAA